Proteins from one Bactrocera neohumeralis isolate Rockhampton chromosome 3, APGP_CSIRO_Bneo_wtdbg2-racon-allhic-juicebox.fasta_v2, whole genome shotgun sequence genomic window:
- the LOC126752240 gene encoding 39S ribosomal protein L13, mitochondrial isoform X3, giving the protein MSIVKRVQQWATFARTWHVYDCTWQNPFESALLIKTHLMGLHKPIYHPMNDCGDHVVCINTKEIALPGDEWIKRVYFHHTGYPGGASWTLAWQLHEKDATMIIKKAVYNAMRGNLQRRHTMQRLHLFADDQLPEEILENITNQIRTPREVPQRLDHIDKETLENFPSIMDYPKDYVLR; this is encoded by the exons ATGTCGATTGTGAAACGTGTGCAG CAATGGGCAACCTTTGCGAGAACTTGGCACGTCTATGATTGCACCTGGCAAAATCCCTTCGAGTCGGCGCTGCTAATAAAGACACATTTGATGGGCTTGCATAAACCCATCTATCATCCAATGA ATGACTGTGGTGATCATGTTGTTTGCATCAATACCAAAGAAATTGCGTTGCCCGGTGATGAGTGGATTAAGCGCGTTTACTTCCATCACACCGGCTATCCAGGTGGTGCTTCATGGACGCTAGCGTGGCAGTTGCACGAAAAGGATGCTACGATGATTATCAAAAAAGCTGTATACAATGCGATGCGTGGCAATTTACAACGTAGACACACCATGCAGCGGTTACATTTGTTCGCTGATGATCAGCTGCCGGAAGAAATACTAGAAAACATAACAAATCAAATTAGAACACCAAGAGAAGTGCCACAACGTCTGGATCACATTGATAAGGAGACGCTGGAGAATTTCCCATCTATTATGGATTATCCAAAAGATTATGTTTTACGTTAA